A stretch of DNA from Rattus rattus isolate New Zealand chromosome 1, Rrattus_CSIRO_v1, whole genome shotgun sequence:
CTAAACATTTCTAGAAAATCAAGTACGATGTCTAGATATTTATTTTGGTGACAACATCATTCCTATCTCTGCCTTTATGGAGTTTCTTTTagattcatttgtatttcttctctctctctctctctctctctctttctctctctttctctctctctctctctctctctctctgtctgtgtgtgtgtgtgtgtgtgtgtgtgtgtgtttgctagtGGGCCTGTGTGAGTGTATATCAAATGTGTGAAGTTAGCAGATGCCACAGATAGTCTGAAGCTGTAGTAATAAGTAGTTTGAGACCAGTGTGAGTGCTGCAATccatcctgggtcctctgcaaaaccaGCAAAttttcttaaccattgaaccatctctctagcctcttagCAAGTTCTTGACAATGTACAAGTATCATGCGTGGTTGGGGAAGAAACTGCCCATTGGATGTTAGGTGATTtctcttttatacatttttttcatgaaTTTTGTTTGCTACATTGTAATTGTCCATTTTTTATGGCTCACAGTGTGATGTCTtatcatttttagattttttcttacattttgtgtgtatatatatatgtgtgtgtttgtgtgagcatgtgtgctaTAGAACCTTTGTTTTTACCATATGTGTTATTAGGGACAAAACTCAGGATATTGGGTTTGGTGGAAAGCacttttatctactgagccacctTACCAGCCCTAATGTGGTATTTTAATGCATACAGTCTTTGGGTAGAAATCaaggtatttctttttattcttacttttctaAGAAAATGTCTCATTATGTAATCTGTTAGGAATTGGTTCTAATTCTTTGACTTAATTCAGCTCCCCaaatcaggaatctgcatgtccaaacaATGAAGATCCCCACCCCTAGCTGGCTTTGGTAGTTAATAAAGAATtatagccaatggctgggcagttaGAAATAGGGGGGACGTCTAGGttagggtgggagggggagcaaggagagggagaattgccatttagagctgcagaagaaaAACCATCCAAAATGTAGGTGGATAGGAAAAGTGGCCCAAGGGGAGGAAGTGCCCAGAAGGTATCAGGGTAGCCAAGACAAAACATAGAATTAGAAAGCATTAAGCCAGGAGTAATGGAGGGAAATGTATGCTAGCCGTGGGAAGTTTTAAAGGTGCTCAGGCATTGAGCTATCAAGTCATAtcaaaatcagtgtgtgtgtgtgtgtgtgtgtgtgtgtgtgtgtgtgttttatttgagaATCCAGAGAAAAGTGTTCCTGCCGGGAGCCAAAGTGGTTATCTAATTCACTGCTACAGTAATCCGGACAATGGGTTTAAATGCACAGCTTTCTGTCTCAACCTCCTGAATGTGGATTTGACTGATAAATCTGAAAAAATTACAATGTTCCGATCTTGTCAAACATATAAACTCTCTAATACTCATATCTTGTGAATGTTACCTGCAAAATATCAATGGCATGACACAGCCACTACAGAAACACTGGGCTTGCCCAAGTTTGGATTGGTGAACAGTCCATTATGAATTGGGGAGGAGCTCATAGGAACCTATTCCTTCCTGATGAATTATCAGGTACAGAATGATTCTTGGAGGGGAGGAATCACCTTTTATTTTCGGTTGTGTACTCACTAGTAACCCACCAAGCTCCAGTTAATATTTCCAAACCTGTGGTAACACAGATGACCTTGGTTAAACCCAGTGAGTCATAAAGACATAAATGTGGGAAAAGGATTTCTAGAGAGGAGGTGGAATTTACATAGGTTTGAGTTATGAGTAATTGAAGCACATTTTACATTGTTATGAAAAGattaaagaacaaattaaactaataaaattaattaactatttaattaattaattaagagaaCTAACCTGGTAATTAAGAGAAGCAGGTAAAGGGGCCTGCTGAACAAGCCTTATGATTTTAATCAGTTCCCTGAATCCCATGCCAAGGTGGAAGGAAAAGCTGGCTCCAAACAGTTACTAACTGACCTCCACAAGGATGCTATGACACATAGACCCCTCcacacatcatgcacatacacaatttTTAACTAAAATCAGACTATttacccattttttaaattgaagacaCAAGTAAAGGTCACTGAATATAAACCACGAAGGTATCTTTCACTGCACATTTAATCCGCTGTCTTCACAGCCTTGCATTTCCCAGCCTCCTGAACTGTGAAAATGAAATGCTGTTTATAAGCCACCTACTTTATTATACTTCTATCACAAGAGCAAGAAGAACTGACATGGTAGCTTTAAACACTGTTTTTTCTATGTTAGTGGTGAGGTTATAGGTTATAGGTTATATTTGCATTCGTTCATTTAATGTGAATCATGTACATGACCAAATGTGTGTATGTCAGAGTTCCTTGTCCTCATAAATTTATACACCACTGCCTTAAGATTCAGATACAAGTTCCCCCACAAGAACTGCTTTTCTTCAGATATTGTCAATTGATTTATCTGAagcacaatataaaatataaacctttACTTGTAATCGAAGAATTAAGAACTCAGGGCCTATGAGCAGGGGCAACTGACACAGATAGGGGGGGTACATATATTGTACTTCAAGAATATCTGCTAAAAATTAAGGAACTAAGTAGAAGTGCACAATatacctaaaaatggaaattttaagtgCTCATAAAATATAACAAGTACCATGCATGCATGACATGATTACAATGAAGGTAGTTGGAAGGATACAATCACACAAGATCACAAACAGAGGAACACAGCTTCCTGAGATTAAGGAAGAAGTGTGGGGAAAAATCACGAGCATGGATCAAACACAGACTTACATGAGTTCATCATTTAAAGATTTCTAGGAAAATCTCACCCTTCTGTCTTATTTCAGAACAAGAGAATTGACGCTTAGAAACCTTTTTGGCAGAGATTCCTATAGAAGCTTTTATTTATAGCACTTTTCAGCTCCTTATTCCTGAGGCTGAAGATAATTGGACTAAGGAAGGGGGTGAAGACCGTGTAGGTGGTGGACATGAGCGTATCAGTGTAGAGTGAGTGGAGTCCCCTGGACTTGAGGTAAATAAGGGAGGCAAAGCCATAGTGCACGATCACCACAGTGAGATGGGATGCACATGTGGAGAATGTCTTGTGCCGGCCCTCAGTCGAGGGGATTCTCAAGATGGCGGCCACAATAAATACATAAGAGAGGACGATGAAGACCAGGCATCCTGTGAGGGGTGTGACACACAGCAGGATCACGGCGATAGTAACAGAGGCTGTCCCTTCCCCACAGGCCAACTTTAAGAGGGAAAACACATGACAGGGAAAGTGATGGATCACATTAGAGTCACAGAAGGTAAGGTGGAAAATTACTATTGTCAATGTCATCCCAATGAGTGAGCCACCAGCCCAAGACCAGGCCACAAGACGAGCACAGCCTTGGATGCTCATGAGCACATGGTAATGCAGGGGGCGGCAGATGGCTACATAGCGGTCATAACCCATGACCACGAGCAGGAAGGAGTGAGTGTAGCCAAAtgtgaaggagaaaaacaattgGTTAGCACAAGCTATAAATGTGATGGATCGATGGGTGGACAGCAGGTCAGACAGCATGCGGGGCGTGATGACGACAGTGAAGAGAATTTCTGAGATGGAGAGGGCACACAGGAAGaggtacatgggtgtgtggagtcTGTGTTCTGTCCAGATAGCAGCCATGATGAACAGGTTCCCCAGGAGTGTGAACAAATACATCAGCAAGtacagcaggaagagagcagggagCACCTGGtgtgggaaggctgagaagccaAAGAGGATAAATTCTGAGATGGTGCTGTAGTTCTGACCAGGCATGGCTTCTGAGGCTGATGAGATCAGAAATACATTGATGAAAACACAGCTCTGGGACAGAGCAGCAGCAATCTTAAAGGCTTCGTGTTTGACAAACTCAGTGGACATTTCTCATTTTCCCTAAGATTGTGACCCCAGTGAGCTTACAAATGAGTCCTAGTAATATTTGAAAAACCAGTCACTTAGTATTATTCAAAAGTATAGAAAAGATAACGCTTCCTAGATGATTTCATCATGTTAATTCAATCTCCTAAATCCATGTAAGAATGCTTATGGGCTGTCAGTTGTTGTGGTGCATTCCCtgaatcccaacacttgggagacagaggcaagtgcaCCTCTGAATTAGAGGACAGCTCattctataaagtgagttccagaacagtcagggctacataggggaaccctgtctcaaaaaaccaaaccaaaccaaccaaaccgaCCAAcctaccaacaaacaaaaaagtatgtTTATgggttggagctggagagatgggctggagagagagatcacatactgcttttgcagagaaccagagttgaATTCTCAGCACGTACTTTGGGCAGTCACAACTGCACAGAACTCCAGG
This window harbors:
- the LOC116888552 gene encoding olfactory receptor 63 — protein: MPGQNYSTISEFILFGFSAFPHQVLPALFLLYLLMYLFTLLGNLFIMAAIWTEHRLHTPMYLFLCALSISEILFTVVITPRMLSDLLSTHRSITFIACANQLFFSFTFGYTHSFLLVVMGYDRYVAICRPLHYHVLMSIQGCARLVAWSWAGGSLIGMTLTIVIFHLTFCDSNVIHHFPCHVFSLLKLACGEGTASVTIAVILLCVTPLTGCLVFIVLSYVFIVAAILRIPSTEGRHKTFSTCASHLTVVIVHYGFASLIYLKSRGLHSLYTDTLMSTTYTVFTPFLSPIIFSLRNKELKSAINKSFYRNLCQKGF